The proteins below come from a single Panicum hallii strain FIL2 chromosome 7, PHallii_v3.1, whole genome shotgun sequence genomic window:
- the LOC112901327 gene encoding U-box domain-containing protein 25-like encodes MSIPHLFRCPISLDIFTDPVTLCTGQTYDRPCIERWLAAGHRTCPVTMQPLGDAVLVPNRTLRHLIERWLSADQQVPEPTAADDDHAEEPSLAALKRCLQSGAGAGANAKVAALKKVATLASESDVGRACMLQLGFLPVLLQLVFHAPAPWDLSEQEELALQCALSLLPSSPTSPQHGCLNMLKTEASLTSLVWLLERGRARVRAGLCRLLETIATAAATRELAIAAAASPRVWRALLPLLHHGDERVSGAAVRAVAAVCCAAEPACGSAVHHGAVPELLKCLSWASAGKGGGAAAAAASSALAALEALAASEAGRRAVAREPGAVRALVRHVFMMSSSNEGSEHAVAALLVVCRESRAARSEAAGAGVVTQVLLLLQSQCGTRAKTKARSLLKLFRSMCSNQARGLG; translated from the coding sequence ATGAGCATCCCGCACCTGTTCAGGTGCCCGATCAGCCTGGACATCTTCACGGACCCCGTGACGCTGTGCACGGGGCAGACGTACGACCGCCCCTGCATCGAGCGctggctcgccgccggccaccgcacGTGCCCCGTCACAATGCAGCCGCTCGGCGACGCCGTGCTCGTGCCCAACCGCACCCTGCGCCACCTCATCGAGCGCTGGCTCTCCGCCGACCAACAGGTACCCGAGCCCACGGCCGCCGATGATGACCACGCAGAGGAGCCGTCTCTCGCGGCGCTCAAGCGCTGCCTCCagtccggcgccggcgccggcgccaatGCCAAGGTGGCCGCGCTCAAGAAGGTGGCGACGCTGGCGTCCGAGTCGGACGTCGGCCGCGCGTGCATGCTCCAGCTGGGGTTCCTGCCCGTGCTGCTGCAGCTCGTCTTCCACGCGCCGGCGCCGTGGGACctgtccgagcaggaggagctgGCGCTCCAGTGCGCGCTGAGCCTGCTGCCGTCGAGCCCGACCTCGCCCCAACACGGCTGCCTCAACATGCTCAAGACGGAGGCCAGCCTGACGTCCTTGGTGTGGCTCCTGGAGCGCGGCCGCGCCCGGGTCAGGGCGGGCCTGTGTCGGCTCCTGGAGACGATCGCCACGGCCGCGGCGACGCGGGAGCTggcgatcgccgccgccgcatcgccgCGCGTCTGGCGGGCGCTCCTGCCCCTCCTGCATCACGGCGACGAGCGCGTCTCGGGCGCCGCGGTGCGCGCGGTCGCGGCGGTCTGCTGCGCGGCCGAGCCCGCGTGCGGCAGCGCCGTCCACCACGGCGCCGTGCCCGAGCTCCTCAAGTGCCTGTCGTGGGCGTCGGCGGGGAAGggaggcggcgccgccgccgcggcggcgtcgagcgcgctggcggcgctggaggcgctGGCCGCGTCGGAGGCCGGGCGCAGGGCGGTGGCGCGCGAGCCCGGCGCGGTGCGGGCGCTGGTGAGGCACGTGTTCATGATGTCGTCGAGCAACGAGGGCAGCGAGCacgcggtggcggcgctgctggTCGTGTGCAGGGAGTCGAGGGCGGCGCGGAGCGAGGCCGCCGGAGCCGGGGTGGTGACgcaggtgctgctgctgctgcagagcCAGTGCGGCACCAGGGCCAAGACCAAGGCGAGGTCGCTGCTGAAGCTGTTCAGGTCCATGTGCAGCAATCAAGCAAGGGGGTTAGGTTAG